A portion of the Rhizobium sp. 9140 genome contains these proteins:
- the traC gene encoding conjugal transfer protein TraC, which produces MKKPTAKIREEIARLQEQLKLAETRDAERIGRIALRAGLGEIEVEEGELVAALEEVAARFRRETKSAHGRKGPATPPNGTGDAAGQSSEG; this is translated from the coding sequence ATGAAAAAGCCTACAGCGAAAATCCGTGAAGAAATCGCGCGCCTGCAGGAGCAGCTCAAGCTGGCAGAAACGCGCGACGCCGAACGCATCGGCCGTATCGCCTTGCGCGCGGGCCTTGGCGAGATCGAGGTCGAGGAGGGGGAGCTTGTTGCAGCGCTCGAAGAGGTAGCGGCGCGGTTTCGGCGCGAGACGAAATCCGCTCACGGGCGAAAAGGTCCCGCCACGCCGCCGAACGGCACTGGCGATGCTGCGGGCCAGTCTTCTGAGGGCTGA